Genomic window (Lusitaniella coriacea LEGE 07157):
CGCGCGGGAGACTGCTTTGTTGCAACCGCACGATCGCGCGCTGGATATTTTCAATCTGTTCGCGATCGGGAATTTCCTGTTGCAATTGCTTAACCGTCGGTTCCAAGGGAGCGAGCAATTCTATTTGTTGGTACAGTTGCTCCATCTCTCCGTGCCGTTCCTTACGATTTAGCTCCCAGAAGCGCTGTCGATTGTAAAAATTCAACCCCAACCCAATCGTTAGGGGAGTCGCCACCCACGCCACCTGCTGAGTCACCGCAGCAAATCCCGTTCCCAGAACTGAGGCAACAATGGCAACGAATTCTGCAATTTCTAACTCGCGAGCATTAGACATGGCAAGGGTTCCCCGCACAATTGGATTGTTCCTATGATAGAAGATTTGGTTCCGTTCTTCCTGGGTTAAATCTTTCCTTCGAGCGAGTTCGCCCCGGCGCGATCGATATACAGTCTGAATGAGTTGCAAATCGAACGTTACAGCATCCCATCGCGGGGATAATTTTCTAGCGAGTTGCAATACTTTGTAAATTTTTGTATATTTATTGATGTAGATTTGTAACGCTTCTTAAGGAAATCAAAGATCGACCTCAGAGATAAAGTATCCCAAATGTCCCCTCCGCGCTCGATCTCCAGAAGCGTTTCATATCATTTCTAATTAACCTAGTTTAGTACACTTAACCTATGCCATTTACAATCGATACTGCTCGCAATATCTTTCCGAATACTCTAGCTGCTGATGCAGTTCCCGCAACCATCGCTCGGTTCAATCAACTGAGTCCTGAAGACCAACTCGCCCTCATTTGGTTTGCTTACCTCGAAATGGGTAAAAGCATCACGATTGCTGCTCCGGGTGCAGCGAACATGGCGCTAGCAGAAAGAACGCTGAACGACCTTCGCAACATGACCCCCCAAGAGCAAACCCAAGCCATGTGTGACTTAGCGAATCGGGCTGATACCCCATTCTGTCGCACCTATGGCGTTTGGTCGCCCAACATTAAACTCGGTTTCTGGTATCAGCTAGGACAGTGGATGGATGAAGGAGTTGTCGCACCCATTCCCGAAGGCTACAAACAATCTGCTAATGCCAAATCCGTATTAGCCGCCATTGAAAAATTAGAACCCGGTCAACAAATTACCGTTCTGCGTAACGCCGTTGTTGATATGGGTTACGACCCCAGTAAATTAGGTCAATACACTTCTGTTTCCGAACCCGTTGTCGCACCGAAAGAAATGTCGCAACGGACAAAAGTCAGCATCGAAGGTATCGATAATCCAACTGTATTAAGTTACATGGATAACTTAAATGCTAATGACTTTGATGCCTTAATTGACTTATTTGCAGCCGATGGCGGTTTGCAACCCCCTTTCAAACGCCCGATTGTTGGCAAAGACAATATTCTGCGCTTTTTCAAAGAAGAATGCCAAAATCTGAAACTTTCTCCAGAACGCGGCGTTGTCGAACCCCCCGAAGATGGGTTTACCCCCATTAAAGTCACGGGTAAAGTGCAAACCCCTTGGTTCGGCGCTGGTGTTGGCATGAACGTTGCTTGGCGTTTCTTGGTCAATCCGGACGGTAAAATTTTCTTTGTTGCCATTGACTTGTTAGCTTCTCCTAAAGAACTATTGAATTTTGCTCGATAGACCGCTCTAATACCAATTTCCAATGATGTTGCATCAAATCGGTTTTCTGAGTACTTCGATCTCGATTATTCATTTAGTGCAGGCTCTCTAAGAATTGGTATAAGAAGCAACTGTCAATTTCATTGAAAAATTTTCAATGCGGGCGCTCTTAAAAAATAGAGCGCTTTCTTTTGACTATCAAAATAAGGAAACATTATTAGGAAGATAATTGAGATGAATGAAAGTGAAACCCAGTGGTCAAAAACAGAAAAAAATATTGCTCGTCAAGCTTTTGATAAAGCCCATCAACTCGAAATAGAAAAATTGATTGAGGAGGTGAAAGAAAGGGCGAGAAACATCTCTAAAGTAGAAGATATGTGGAAGTTACACGATTTTCTTAGTGCAAAGAGATACGATATAGACGGGAAATATGACGATCGCGATTCTTCGTTGATTTTTGTTTTTGCTCAACTGGTTCGGGAAAAGCTATTATCAATGGATGAGTTGGATGGTTTAGCGCCAGAAAAACGGGCGAAAATTGTAGCGCTTTCAAGAATGTAGGTCATACTGAACTCAGTTCTTAAGAGCAAGAACGCCTAATGTGAATTAGGATTTTGTAGGTTGGTTTAAAGAATGAAATTCAACAGGAGCAAGGGTTTCGTTGGGTTTCACTCGCGTTCAACACCAACCTACTCGTGCGATCTTATCTCAAAATATAAGAGAAGGTTTCTGAGAGAGTGCTTAAACTATCGTAATAATAAAACCTCGTGCTACTCGCGTGTTTCTAATTTCTGTGCGACTTCAGGATCGTACAGGCGCAGATAGTTCCAGTAGTTGCCAAAGACCGATTCAACATATCCTTTCGTCTCCCCAAAGGGGATTTGTTCCACAAAGCGATCGGAATCGTTAAACCCGTAGCGCTTTAACCAGGTTGCCACATTTCCGGGACCAGCGTTATAGCCCGCGATCGCGAGAAGGGAATTATCGTTATTCTCCCGGTGCGTGAAATCGAGATACCACGTGCCGATCGCGATATTATCTTCAGGATTGGTTAATTTGTAATCGGTGATTCCGCTCTTTTGCGCCACTTCTTTCCCCGTTGCAGGCATCACCTGCATTAACCCCGTCGCCCCCACCGGAGAGCGAATTTCCTCCTCAAAGCGGGATTCCTGGCGCATCAGCGAAACCACCAAAAGGGGATTGAGTTGCCGCTCTTGCGACCATTCGAGGATCGAGTCTTTGTAAGGGAAGGGGAAGAGGGCGTGCCAATATTCGGGGGTTTGTCGCAAGGCTTGCCATTCTTCCGTTGCGCCGTCTCCTTCAGCGTTTTTGAGCGCCCAAATCTGATTAATCCCTTTGAGATACTCTTCTTGAGCGAGGAGGAGTAGCGCTTCTGTGAAATGTTCGGGTACCGAAGGCTCTGCTTTATTGCCGAGTTCTGCGTCCCATTGGATCTCTGCGTCGCGATCTTGACCGAGTTGGTAGAGTTCTTTGAACGCCTCAGAACCCGCCGGGGGAACCGGACGCTGCTGGGGAGTTTCAATGGGGGGATTCATTTGGCGCAGGGTGGCGAAGTCGCCCACATCCCAACCGAGGCGAACCGCCGAACGCCAAGCGTAGTAGGATTCTGGGTAGTTGGTGAGGACGTATTCGTATGCGGCTTTGGCATCGCGGGAGAGGTTGAGTTGCGTTGCCCATTTCCCCACCCAAAACGCGGCTTTGGGGGCGAGACTGCTATCGGGATTGTCCTGAGCGATGGGATGCGCCCATTTCCAAGCATCGGCGTATTTGCCTTTTTCTGCGAGTTTTTTGGCACTTTCCCAACGGTATTTGGAGGCTTCGTCGGAATTGCTGTATTGGTCTAGGAGTGTTTGTCGTGCTTGACCGGCTAATTTGCCTTGTCTCAACTTTTCGTGGAGATTGGCTTTGCGAATTAGGGCATCTGGCGCGCGATCGCGGAAATTTTCAATAATCCGATCGAGATAGCCCAAAGCCTCTTGGGGAGGGGAGAGTTGGGCTAGGCGACTGAGGGCTAATCCGGTTTCTTCGGCTTCGGGGAAGGCTTGCACCAGCGTTTGATATGCCGCTTTGGCTTGAGTGTTATTCCCACTCAATTGGCGACCCCTACCCACGCGATAGAGGGACTTGGGCGCGCGATCGGTTTTGCTGTAGGCTTCAGCCGCTGGGCCGTATTCCCCTTGTTCCCAATATGCGTCCGCGATCGCGCCCCAATCTTCCGGGGTCAGTTGCAGGGCATATTTTTTAACCACGCGATCGCGAATAGCGCTCATTCCATCTGCGGTTGGCGTTTGTCGCACTAAAAATAAGAGTAAATTTGCCTGATTGGGATCTTTGTCCAGGCGATCGCGCGCGATCTGATGAGTCAGGGGATGATTGGGGAAGCGGGTTAGGGCTGTGTCGTGGTATTCCGGGTTCGACTTGCCCAAAAGGTACAAAGCCTGGGCGGCTGCATTTGCCTCTGGATGCTGCTCTAGCAACTGTTCGAGAGTTTGTCGCGATTTTGTCAATTCGTTGGTTAACTCGTAGGCGCGGGCGCGTTTGAGGAGGATGTGCGGCGCTAGGACGGGATATTCATTTTCCAACCCCTCCAACAGGCGCAAGGCTTTCCCCCCTTCCAATTCCTCAATCCAGTCGCTGGCGAGGAGGTAACGGGCGCGATTGCGGTCGTAAGAAGCTTTATCTTGAGTCGCAATTTCTTCCAGGCGCGATCGTCGCTCCTCCGGCGCTTGCAACGTCAATGGCAGCACCAACGACTCTGAATCATCTTCCGGTTTGGATGGCGTTTCGCCAGAAGCAAAGAACTGACGCTGAAGTTGCGCCACCCACCCTTTCTCCATTGCCACATATAACGTAGCACCCAGCAACACCGAGATCATGGTTGCCAAGCTAACCGTTAAGATGGTTTGGATTGTTCGTCCCTTCGCCATCACCGCTCCTAAAAGTCAACAGTTGCCATCATACTCTGTTGATAGGAAATTGGGGATCGCAAATTTGTAAGAAACTGACAACTGAAGGCTGAATGCTAGATGCTGACGATTAATGAACCAGAAAACTAAACCATTTAAGCGAACTGTCTGACTCGTCCATTTCCTTTTTTAACCAGCGCCAGGTTTTGCCTTCCTTTTGCCGTTGGAGATAAAGCTCGAACTCATTATTTTTTTGTTTGACCTTTTGATTGGGCAGATTGAGATTAAGTTCGTAGGTTCCCAAAAGATGGTAGGTTGCAAGTTTTCCGATATAAAGCGGTTCGACTTGTTTGAGATGAATTTTTACGATCTTAAATTCAGAATTTTTGACCTGTAGTTGTTGGCTGACTTGCTGTTGAGTTCGTTCGACCTGGAGCGCGATCGCTTTTTTGATAATATCAGTATTTGGTGCGAGTCCAATCGGTGGCGCGGACGCACCGCAAGCGGTTAGAAAAATAACCAGACTCACAGCGATAAGTTGTCGTATCCAACGTTGGATCATTAGTTGATTTCACCCAATAATTTCTATTTTTCTTTTCAGATAATTATAAGCACTCAGCCTTCAGCTTCTTACGCGATCGGATAAGGTGAGGGAACCTCGCCATCCCCCACGCGCTTTCAGCTTTTGAATAAAAAAGGTCAGGATGAGACATCTTCAATAATAAACTTGAAACTCTGATGACAGGGCGCGCGAAACCTGATTCCTGGAGATTCCTATTCATTTTAATCTTTGTTGTGCCTGCCAATATCAAAATACTCTTATTCGCTAATGACCAAGCACTTACAGAATAGCAAGCTTTTGGCTGTTAGCTGAGAGCCAAGCGCTTATATAGCGTTTCTCGGACTCATGAGGTACATTCATCTGTTCCCTGTTCCCTGTTCCCTGTTCCCTGTTCCCTGTTCCCTTAAGCTTCAAGCTTTGTACCTCACCAGAGTGAGAATTGCTATAGATAATTTTATTCAAAATTTGAATTTACTGCAATTGACACAAGATAACCTCAAAAAGTTTCCTGTTTTTTCCGGAATCTTCCTGAACGCTCGTGCGTCTTTTTGTAATAACGGACAGCGAGGTCTGGAGTCTCACTTCTTTGACTATCTATTGGCTTAAACAGCCTCAATTTGAGGTGTTTTTGCTGAAGTGAGATGTGCCTGAAAATATCCTCGCTAGATTGCTGTTTTCAAGCATATAGGTAAAGATTATGCGAAATTGTTGGCTCCTCCTCAGTGTTTTAGGTACGATTATTTCTGCGCTTCCGGCTGAAGCGGCAAAACTGACCTCTTGGCAATTTGATACGAATCAAAATAAACTAGTTTTCTCCACCAATGATGGCGTTCAACCCACCGCAAAATTAATTTCTAATCCCAGTCGCGTTGTCATCGATTTGCCAGGAACGCAGTTAGGTAAACCCACCACGCATAAGCAAATTGGCAGTGCTGTTAAAAGCGTTCGTGCCGGACAGTTTAACGCACAAACCGCTCGCTTGGTAGTTGAATTGGAAGCGGGTTATACCATCGATCCCCAACAAGTTCGGGTGGTGGGAAATACGCCCAATCAATGGTCGGTACAACTTCCCAATCCCCAACGTGCGCCAGGTTCGACAACTCGCGCGATCGCGGCAACCTCAAATCCGAACTTCCAAATTACCCAAAACGGTCTATACGTGCGTTTAGACGCGCAACAAACTGGAACCCTGCAAACCCAACGCAGCAAAGATGGTCGTCAGATTGCCATTGACCTGCCAGGAATTGCCTTACCTTCTGCTCTCGCCGCGCAAAACCTCGCAGTCAGCCGTTATGGGGTTAGTTCCGTTCAATTTACTCAAATTTCCCCTTCAATGGCTCGCATGACCCTGAATGTGACCGCAGATAGCCCAGACTGGCAAGCTTCGTTCAGCCGTTTTGGGGGATTGGTTCTCGTTCCAATGGGTGGAATGCGCTCGATTCGCGACAGCAATCCAAAACCAGAATTTTCTACCCCCGTTGCAAATACCCCCCCTTCAGTCGTTAATATTCCCGTTCCGCCTCCCCGAAACCCCTTACCGCCTCGCGTATCGACTCCAACTCCCCCACGGGTATCAACCCCAACTCCCCCACGGGTATCGCCTCCAGCTCCTCCGCAGGTGTCGCCTCCGACTAGAACGCCGTCTCCTTCCTTACCCACAATCCCCAATAGTCGCGTGCTGGTGACGATCGATCCCGGACACGGGGGACGCGATCCGGGGGCGATTGGTCGCGGTGGATTGCGGGAAATAGATGTGGTTTTGCCAATTTCTAAGGATGTGGCTCGCATTCTGGAACAACAGGGGGTGAAAGTGCAGATGACGCGCTCTGACGATCGCTTTATTTCGTTAGGCGGGCGTACTAGGATGGCGAATGGCGCGCGATCGGATTTATTTGTCAGCATTCATGCCAATGCATCAAGCACTTCTGGGGGAAATGGACTGGAAACCTTCTACTACGCAACGGGTAAAGGGTTAGCCCAAAGCATTCAAACAAGCATTGTGCGGCGCACGGGAATGAAGAATCGAGGGGTAAAGCAAGCTCGCTTCTATGTCCTGAAAAATACAGCAATGCCCGCGGCGTTAGTAGAAGTGGGTTTTGTAACCGGAAGTTCCGATGCGGCGAAGTTGTCTAATCCAGCCTTCCGGCGACAGATGGCGGAGGCGATCGCGGAAGGCATTCTCAACTACGTCAAACGCAATAACCTCTAGCATTACGAGCGTTTCCGATTTGCACCGATTCCGAAGATCCCAAGGGCAAATAATCCAAGGATTGAAGTCGGTTCGGGGACGCTTGTCTCGTTCGAGGGAGTTTCCCCATTGGTATTACCATCGGAACTATTGTTTCCCCCAGAGGAAGAATCGCCGCTCTCCTCTGTATTCGAATTGCCCGAATCGGAACCGCTTTCCGGAATAAAAGCATAATTCAGCGCTTCAACTGCATCGAGATCGTAAGCTTCAGGGAAAAAAGGCAAACTATAGGGTGCTGCGGTAATCCGAATAAATTTCGCAGAGGTCAATCCAGCAGAAGCAATATCAACCTCAGTGATGTAGGTTCGCCAATCTAAAAAAGGTTGGGTAATGGCGGAAGAACCATCAAAAGTGCTGACATTAAACCAGTTGGAACCATCATTCCCAATATCCAGGGTAAATCCTTCAGATAAGCCAAAACTGTCGTAGAGTTTCAGATCGACTCCATCGCCATCGATCAGGGAACTGCCATCACTAAAGCCTAAGATAATCGAACCGGGTTGCTCGACCGCGCCGCCAAGTCCTAAGCTTGCACCATCCAAAGAAGTGACAACAAAGGGATCGTAAGTTCCAGGTCCATTAGAACCGTCGTAGGAACTCCCGTTGATGACACCAATGCCAGAACCGCTTCCGGGCGTAAAATTAATTACGCTGTCGAAAAACTTTGCCGCCTGGACATCTGCACCCATCGTTCCAAACGCTAACGTTATTGCACCCGTTACCACGATTGAAGTTTGTTTGAGAATGTTCGAGAAAGTAACCATAAAGTCCGTACCTCCAAAAAATAAATTGTTTGATAGTGCGAACCCTGAAGTTATAAATATGCACGCCTCAAATAGCACTTTCTGGATAAAGTGCTTGTGGGAATCAATGGAAAGGGAATAGTAGAATCGCGATCGCGAACAAATGCACGTATCGATTCCAATTTCAGCGCGAGCGCCCATTAACTAAAATTCGTACCTGCCCGACTTCGAGTAGGTACTGTCGTGAATGTATTTAAATTAACCAAATTTTCATAAAACCTGTTAGCCCCTTTACCCCTTCTTCATCAAATCTTTAAAAAACTCTGGTCGTAGTTTAAAGATTGTGTAAAGATGACTTGCGTATTTTGCCTCAATTTCGTAAAAGTGAATTCACTATGCTACACGCAAAACTTAAAACTTCAAGGGGAAACCTTATATCCCAAAACAAATGATAGGAGCGTTATCTGCCAACACCCCTACCACAATCAAGAATTAGAGCTTGAAAAATTAAAACCTTTCTCCTTTCCGCTTCAGTGCCAAAGCTGCCACAGCCGTCCCAATCCCTAAAATACCCAGCATCGAACTCGGTTCGGGAACGGAAGAACTTGGAGAAGAAGCCGCAACAAAACGAACGTCGTCAATGGCAAAAATATCACGACTTCCCATCACACTCGTCAATCGCAGCGAAACACTAGCAATGGATTTTCCCGCATCCGTAAAGCCGAAGAATAGCGAACCGCCGCTTGAATCCCCGACAACAGATAACATCTGACTCGTCCCGTCATCAAACAACACGTTCAAATCTCCATTCGCCGTCCCCAAACCCGTGAGATAGGAACCAAAGGCTTGAATCGGTTCGGCAAAAGAGAAATCTACGCTCATCGTCCCGATATCGTGAACGGGGACAACTCCCAAAAACTTTTCCCCTCCCGATGTTGTGTTGTAACCGAGCGTGTTAGGGGTAGTTCCTCCAAACAAGGTGGGTGTAGTGACAATTCCACCCTCAGTATCAGTTCCGGTGAGGGTTGCGGTTACTCCCGGTGCAATATTAAGAGCGGCGAAATTACCAAGAGGTGCATCCTCAAAATCGATAACATTCACCGCACCCAAGACCCCTGCGGCAGTGTCAAAATTCGCGGCGGCTACATCGGAGTTGGGACGTGGATCTGCGGGAGTTGCACCAACATCTTGACCCGTAAATGTGAGGATGGCTGCACTCGCAGGTTGAGTTCCGATTCCTATTGCAAGTAATGCAATACTAGCCGCAGATATCAATGATTTTTTGCGTGTAATAACAGACATAATAACTTTCTTTCTCTTGAGACTTCTACAGTATTACTACGGTTTGGTGTTTAAGTTAATGCAATTATTTTCAGTGTCTTTATATATCTTCATGTTTTGAGTGAAAAAAAATGCCATGTCCCTAAAAAGACATAGCATTGCGCCAATCGTGCTTAGTTATTACTACGGACTAGAGTTGAGTTTTATGCATTCTTCTGTTTGCGAAGAATACCAAAACCCAACGAACCGTCTGATATAAAATCCGGTTGAATGCCCGAGAGTGAGGTTCTGCGCGATCTCGCATTCTTTCCAAAATAAACGAAAAAAGCAGCGCTAACCAAAAGAAAGCACTGCTCTATTCCATTTGATTGGGTGCTACTGCAAATGGAAATCTTTAAAGTCTAAGCTAAAACACATCTAAATTTGGTATTGGGCGCTCTGTATAAAAGTCATCAATCCCTCACCCCGTCACCGCGTCTCCCCGTCACCGTGTCAGCCTCAGTCACAATTTAAATGCATAGCAGCTTATTTGCGCTGTCGCATGGCACTTGCACCGAGGAAACCTCCGATCAATAAACCCAAAATTGAGGTGGGTTCGGGAACGGAAACAGGTGGCGAGGTGGGTGGAGACTGAATTTGTTTGTGTTGCGAGAAACTCAGGGGTTCGTCAGTTCCTAAGAGAAAGTTCCAAGCAAAGGCAAATGTGCCATCTGCATCAAGTAATGGTCCACCAAAGTTGTTGAGAACGGTACGGGAATCATCTGTTAAATCATCTCGAAGATCGTCAAATTCACTAATTTCAAAACCATCGGGAAAAGGATTGACTTCAACAGTTGCCGTGAACCCTTCCGGAGTAGTTTGTTGGGCTGTATTACCAGAAATCTGAGTCGTATCGTTGGAAAATGCGTTGTTGAGATCGAAGTCGGTATAAGCGAATAAACTCACCGCGCGATCGCGCGCATCCCGATTGGTGATAGTTATCGTTTCGTAGAAGTCCGATGTCCCGCTACCCAATTGACCGCCAACGAGTTCTAGATTAAGGGAAATATCAAACCCAAACCCGCTATATACAGCAAGTGCTGTACTTTGGGTCGTGGTGAGTTGGACGAGATCGAGATCGGCAAAAGATGTCTCTGCACGATTCGCGTCATTTCCAATATTGAAAAAAAACAATCCTTGAAAAAGGTTATTAATCCCGTCAATTTCCCATCGTTGCGTTCGTGCTTCTTCCTCATCAAATTCAATAGAGGAATTCCCAGAAACAAGCGTTACGGCATTAGCGGGATTCACAGCCATCCCAACACTAATTAAAACGCCAATTGTTGTTGCGAGAGGGAGTTTTTGCCAAGGTTTTGAAATGGGCATAGCGTATAATAGAACAACTCAAAGTTAATTTTGTGCGCTTGAGATAGATGCCCTTAAACTTTGCTTAGTAATATTTTGACTAAGCGATCGCGGAAAAGTTTTTTCTGTCGATCTAAAATATTTCAATGAACCTTTTTGCAAGGTCATATATATTTTAATTAAACGACCATACAAATTACGTATCTTTACGCAATCTTGAAAAAATAGCTAGTTATATAAAGATAAGACGAAGAAATAGAGTGAA
Coding sequences:
- a CDS encoding PEP-CTERM sorting domain-containing protein — its product is MSVITRKKSLISAASIALLAIGIGTQPASAAILTFTGQDVGATPADPRPNSDVAAANFDTAAGVLGAVNVIDFEDAPLGNFAALNIAPGVTATLTGTDTEGGIVTTPTLFGGTTPNTLGYNTTSGGEKFLGVVPVHDIGTMSVDFSFAEPIQAFGSYLTGLGTANGDLNVLFDDGTSQMLSVVGDSSGGSLFFGFTDAGKSIASVSLRLTSVMGSRDIFAIDDVRFVAASSPSSSVPEPSSMLGILGIGTAVAALALKRKGERF
- a CDS encoding PEP-CTERM sorting domain-containing protein (PEP-CTERM proteins occur, often in large numbers, in the proteomes of bacteria that also encode an exosortase, a predicted intramembrane cysteine proteinase. The presence of a PEP-CTERM domain at a protein's C-terminus predicts cleavage within the sorting domain, followed by covalent anchoring to some some component of the (usually Gram-negative) cell surface. Many PEP-CTERM proteins exhibit an unusual sequence composition that includes large numbers of potential glycosylation sites. Expression of one such protein has been shown restore the ability of a bacterium to form floc, a type of biofilm.), translating into MPISKPWQKLPLATTIGVLISVGMAVNPANAVTLVSGNSSIEFDEEEARTQRWEIDGINNLFQGLFFFNIGNDANRAETSFADLDLVQLTTTQSTALAVYSGFGFDISLNLELVGGQLGSGTSDFYETITITNRDARDRAVSLFAYTDFDLNNAFSNDTTQISGNTAQQTTPEGFTATVEVNPFPDGFEISEFDDLRDDLTDDSRTVLNNFGGPLLDADGTFAFAWNFLLGTDEPLSFSQHKQIQSPPTSPPVSVPEPTSILGLLIGGFLGASAMRQRK
- a CDS encoding N-acetylmuramoyl-L-alanine amidase, translating into MRNCWLLLSVLGTIISALPAEAAKLTSWQFDTNQNKLVFSTNDGVQPTAKLISNPSRVVIDLPGTQLGKPTTHKQIGSAVKSVRAGQFNAQTARLVVELEAGYTIDPQQVRVVGNTPNQWSVQLPNPQRAPGSTTRAIAATSNPNFQITQNGLYVRLDAQQTGTLQTQRSKDGRQIAIDLPGIALPSALAAQNLAVSRYGVSSVQFTQISPSMARMTLNVTADSPDWQASFSRFGGLVLVPMGGMRSIRDSNPKPEFSTPVANTPPSVVNIPVPPPRNPLPPRVSTPTPPRVSTPTPPRVSPPAPPQVSPPTRTPSPSLPTIPNSRVLVTIDPGHGGRDPGAIGRGGLREIDVVLPISKDVARILEQQGVKVQMTRSDDRFISLGGRTRMANGARSDLFVSIHANASSTSGGNGLETFYYATGKGLAQSIQTSIVRRTGMKNRGVKQARFYVLKNTAMPAALVEVGFVTGSSDAAKLSNPAFRRQMAEAIAEGILNYVKRNNL
- a CDS encoding orange carotenoid-binding protein; protein product: MPFTIDTARNIFPNTLAADAVPATIARFNQLSPEDQLALIWFAYLEMGKSITIAAPGAANMALAERTLNDLRNMTPQEQTQAMCDLANRADTPFCRTYGVWSPNIKLGFWYQLGQWMDEGVVAPIPEGYKQSANAKSVLAAIEKLEPGQQITVLRNAVVDMGYDPSKLGQYTSVSEPVVAPKEMSQRTKVSIEGIDNPTVLSYMDNLNANDFDALIDLFAADGGLQPPFKRPIVGKDNILRFFKEECQNLKLSPERGVVEPPEDGFTPIKVTGKVQTPWFGAGVGMNVAWRFLVNPDGKIFFVAIDLLASPKELLNFAR
- a CDS encoding PEP-CTERM sorting domain-containing protein, with protein sequence MVTFSNILKQTSIVVTGAITLAFGTMGADVQAAKFFDSVINFTPGSGSGIGVINGSSYDGSNGPGTYDPFVVTSLDGASLGLGGAVEQPGSIILGFSDGSSLIDGDGVDLKLYDSFGLSEGFTLDIGNDGSNWFNVSTFDGSSAITQPFLDWRTYITEVDIASAGLTSAKFIRITAAPYSLPFFPEAYDLDAVEALNYAFIPESGSDSGNSNTEESGDSSSGGNNSSDGNTNGETPSNETSVPEPTSILGLFALGIFGIGANRKRS
- a CDS encoding transglycosylase SLT domain-containing protein, whose product is MAKGRTIQTILTVSLATMISVLLGATLYVAMEKGWVAQLQRQFFASGETPSKPEDDSESLVLPLTLQAPEERRSRLEEIATQDKASYDRNRARYLLASDWIEELEGGKALRLLEGLENEYPVLAPHILLKRARAYELTNELTKSRQTLEQLLEQHPEANAAAQALYLLGKSNPEYHDTALTRFPNHPLTHQIARDRLDKDPNQANLLLFLVRQTPTADGMSAIRDRVVKKYALQLTPEDWGAIADAYWEQGEYGPAAEAYSKTDRAPKSLYRVGRGRQLSGNNTQAKAAYQTLVQAFPEAEETGLALSRLAQLSPPQEALGYLDRIIENFRDRAPDALIRKANLHEKLRQGKLAGQARQTLLDQYSNSDEASKYRWESAKKLAEKGKYADAWKWAHPIAQDNPDSSLAPKAAFWVGKWATQLNLSRDAKAAYEYVLTNYPESYYAWRSAVRLGWDVGDFATLRQMNPPIETPQQRPVPPAGSEAFKELYQLGQDRDAEIQWDAELGNKAEPSVPEHFTEALLLLAQEEYLKGINQIWALKNAEGDGATEEWQALRQTPEYWHALFPFPYKDSILEWSQERQLNPLLVVSLMRQESRFEEEIRSPVGATGLMQVMPATGKEVAQKSGITDYKLTNPEDNIAIGTWYLDFTHRENNDNSLLAIAGYNAGPGNVATWLKRYGFNDSDRFVEQIPFGETKGYVESVFGNYWNYLRLYDPEVAQKLETRE